The sequence GGCATTGGCCAGATGGCCATCAACCCGAAGATTGGCCTGACGTTCGCCCAGGGGCTGCGCTCCTTCCTCCGCCAGGACCCGGACGTCATCATGGTGGGCGAAATCCGCGACAAGGAGACGGCGGAAATCGCCATCCAGGCGTCGCTGACGGGCCACCTGGTGCTCTCCACGGTGCACACCAACGACGCTGCGGGCGCGGTGACGCGACTGGTGGACATGGGCGTGGAGCCCTTCCTCGTGGCGTCCTCGCTCACCGGCATCCTCGCCCAGCGTCTGGTGCGGCGCGTGTGCCCGGACTGCCGGGTGCCCTACAAGCCCACGGACGTGGAGCTCAAGGAACTGAGCCATACCCTTGCGTCGTTCAAGGAACGCTACGGCACGGACCGCATCTTCAAGGCCGCCGGCTGCCCGTCGTGCAACCGCAACGGATACCGGGGCCGCACCGGCATCTACGAATTCCTTCCCGTGGATGACGACGTCCGCCAGCTCGTCCTGAAGAACGTGGACGCGTCCACCATCAAGCGCTCCGCCACGTCCAAGGGCATGACGACGCTGCTGGACGACGGCGCGCGCAAGATTGCGCTCGGCGAGACGACGATTGCCGAAGTGCTGAGCATCACCCAGGAGGACATGTAACCGACCGCTCCTCCCTGGGAGGGGCCGGGGTACTGAGCCATGCCGGTCTTCGAGTACAGAGGTCTCAACGCCGCGGGCAAGCAGGTCAAGGGCCTGCTGGAAGCGGATTCGCCCAAGACGCTGCGCACCAAGCTGCGCACCGACGGCATCTTCCTCACGGACGTGCTGGCCCAGGCGGAGGGCAGCCGCTCCGCCGTGGCCCGGGGCGCCAACGCGTCCCTCGTCGCGCGCGACATCGACTTGCGCAAGCTGGGCCGCGGCCGCGTCAACACGGACGACGTCGCCATCTTCACCCGGCAGCTGTCCACGCTGCTGGGCGCGGGCGTCACGCTGGTGGAGTCCCTCAGCGCGCTGGTGGACCAGGTGGAGAAGGAGCGCTTCAAGCGCGCCCTCTCCGACATCAAGCAGCGCGTGAATGAGGGCTCGTCCCTGGCGGACGCCATGGGCGCCCACCCGAAAATCTTCCCCAGCATCTACGTGAACATGGTGCGCGCGGGCGAGGCCTCGGGCGCGCTGGACGCCGTGCTCACGCGCCTGGCGGACTTCACGGAGAACCAGGCCCGGCTGCAGCAGAAGATTCTCAGCACCATGCTCTACCCCGCCATCATGATGGTGGTGGGCGGCGGCATCCTCGTGGCCCTCATGGTGTTCGTCGTTCCGAAGGTGACCAAAATCTTCGAGACGATGAAGGCCACGCTGCCGCTGAACACGCGCATCCTCATCGCCAGCAGCAACTTCTTCCAGAACTGGTGGTTCATCGTCCTCCCGCTGATGGTGCTGGGAGGCTTCATGTTCGTGCGCTGGACGAAGAGCCCCAAGGGCAAGCCGAAGTGGGACCGCTTCACGCTCAAGGCCCCGGTGGTGGGCAACCTGGTGCGCCTGCTGGCCATCTCCCGCTTCGCCCGCACGCTGTCCACCCTGCTCAAGAGCGGCGTCCCGCTGCTGGCGGCCATGGACATCGTCAAGGCCGTGATGACCAACAACGTCCTGGCGGAGGTGGTGGAGAAGGCCCGGGACTCCATCCGCGAGGGTGAGAGCATCTCCAACCCGCTCAAGCGCTCCGGCGAGTTCCCTCCCCTCGTGTACCACATGGTCGCCATCGGCGAGCGCTCCGGCCAGTTGGAGGAGATGCTCACCAACGTCGCGGACAACTACGAGACGCAGGTGAACGTGCGCATCACCGCCCTCACCTCGCTCCTCGAGCCGATGCTCATCGTGGTGATGGGCGCGGTGATTGCATTCGTTGCGCTCAGCATCCTGATGCCGATTCTGCAGGTGAACTCGGCCATCCACTGAGGAGTGACGAAGCGATGAACGACACCTTGGACCGCTGGATACAGCGCGTCACCCTGGCGGCGATGATTGCCGTGGCGGCGGCGCTGCTGACGGTGGGGGCCCGGCTGTACGGCTCCCAGCCGGCACGGCCCGAGGCGGGAGTGGCGGCCGGGGCCCGGACGCCCTGACAGGACGACACGCAAACCCTTTGGTGGCTTGCCAGAAAGTCACCCCAGAAAGTGAGCTGACATGAGCCAGAACACCCTGAAGCAGCAGCGCCGCCGTCGCAGCCGACTCGGCATGACCCTCATCGAAATCATGGTGGTCATCACCATCCTCGGCCTCATCGCCGCGGCGGTGGGTGTCGCCGTGATTCCGCAGCTCGAGGCCGCCCGCCGCGACCGCGCCTCGCTGGACATCAAGAACATCCAGGGCGCGATGAAGCTGTACTACACGAAGAAGGGCAAGTACCCGGACACCGCTTCCGGCCTGAATGCGCTGGTGGAGGCTCAGGCGCTCGAGCAGATGCCCAAGGACCCCTGGAACAACGACTACGTGTACATCAACGAGGGCGGCAAGCCCGTCATCATCTCCTACGGCGCGGACGGCACCGCCGGCGGCGAGGGCAACGACGCGGACATCTCCTCCGCGGACGCCAACGCCGCGAACAAGAAGTGAACAACTAGCGCACCGCGCGTGTTGGACAGGGCCTTGGGTATGAACGAGCACGTCTCCACCACATCCCCGATGCCCTCGACGACAGGGCTGGAGCGCCCCAACAGGATGGGGCGGCTCATCCTGGCCCTCGTCGTCTCGGTCGCCACGGCCCTGGCCTTCTTCCTGGTCTGGCTGACGAACGACTCCTCGCTGACGCACGAGCAGCGGCGGGCCCGGTCGGACATCCGCAAGCTGGAGGGGCTGTTCAAGTCGCACCACCGGCTGATGGGCCGCTTCCCCTCGAAGGAGGAGGGCTTCACGCCGCTCATCCAGGCGCAGCTCCTGGACGGCCCTCCCGTGGACCCGTGGGGTCACCCATACGTGTACTGGATGGACGGCACCACGGGCGCCGTCGTGTCCTACGGGGCGGACGGCAAGCCGGGCGGCACCGGCGTGAACGCGGACCTGAGCAGCGGCGGCGTGCTCGCCCCCAACTGGGAGCAACAGCCATGACTCCGGCCAATACCTTCTACCGCCGCACCGGCCTCCGGACGCGGCGCGGGCTGACGCCTGCGCGGCGCCGAGCGCAGCGCGGCCTGACGCTCATCGAAATCTCCATCGCCATCATCATCGTCGCGATGCTCTTCTCGGCCGCGGTGATGGGCATCGGCTCCATCACCGGCGCGAAGGCGAAGGGCGCCGCGGGGGAGATGGCGGGCCTCATCCGCTCGCTCTACGACTCGGCCGCGCTGCGCGGCAAGACGTGCCGCCTCGTCTTCGAGATTCCGGACCCGAAGGCCGAGGAGCCCACCCGCTACCACGCCGAGTGCGCCGAGGGCGCCGTGACGACGGCGAGGGACCGCGACGCGGCGCTGCGCGACGAGAACCGCGAGCGCGAGCGCAACGAGCGCTCCGGCGGCAAGGCCCCTCCCGGCGAGACGCGCCGCAACTACATGGTGTCCGGCGGCGACGCGCCCAGCACCACCGACCTGATGGAGGGCGAGAAGCAGCGGGTGGAGAGCGCGTCGCGCTTCTCCTCGTACACCTCGGAAGAGGTGCCCGTGCGCGAGCTGCCGCCGGACGTGAAGGTGTCGGTGTGGACGCGCCAGCAGCGCGAGCCCGTGGAGAGCGGCGTGGCGTACCTCTACTTCTTCCCGCAGGGCTACACCGAGAAGGCGTACGTCTACCTGAGGCAGGGAGACAACGTCTGGACGCTGGACGTGTCACCCCTCACCGGCAAGGTGCAGGTGGTAGCCGAAGCGCTGGAGGTGCCGCGATGAGGCGCAACGCCAACAAGGGCTTCACCCTGCTGGAAGTCGTGGTGGCGCTCGCCATCCTGGCGATGGCGCTCATGGCCATCTTCGACCTGAACGCGGGCGCGGTGGCCAACCACGTGTACACGAAGCGGCTCACCGTGGCGTCGCTCCTGGCCCGCTCGAAGATGACGGACCTGGAGCAGAAGCTCTACGACGAGGGCTTCTCCAACGACGACGACGAGGAGTCCGGCGACTTCTCCGAGGAGGGTTGGACGCAGTTCAAGTGGCGCGCGCGCATCATCGCTCCCAAGACGGAGGGCGTGACGCCGGACCAGCTCATCGGCGCCATCTTCAACCTGCCCATCGGCGGCGACGGAAGCGACCCCATGTCGGGCCTCGCCGGTCTGTTCGGCGGCGGCTCCAGCTCCGGCGGCGGCAAGGACGGCTCCAGCGGTCCGCAGCCTGGCGGTGCGAGCGGCATGCAGGGCGCGGCCATGGGCATGGCCCAGCCCATGTTCACGCAGATGGTGCAGCAAATCACCCAGACGGTCCGCGAGGTGCATCTCACCGTGTACTGGCAGGAAGGTACGCAGGTGGAGAGCATCGACCTGGTGACGCACGTGGTGTCGCTGGGGCCGGGCTCGG comes from Pyxidicoccus parkwaysis and encodes:
- the gspF gene encoding type II secretion system inner membrane protein GspF, producing the protein MPVFEYRGLNAAGKQVKGLLEADSPKTLRTKLRTDGIFLTDVLAQAEGSRSAVARGANASLVARDIDLRKLGRGRVNTDDVAIFTRQLSTLLGAGVTLVESLSALVDQVEKERFKRALSDIKQRVNEGSSLADAMGAHPKIFPSIYVNMVRAGEASGALDAVLTRLADFTENQARLQQKILSTMLYPAIMMVVGGGILVALMVFVVPKVTKIFETMKATLPLNTRILIASSNFFQNWWFIVLPLMVLGGFMFVRWTKSPKGKPKWDRFTLKAPVVGNLVRLLAISRFARTLSTLLKSGVPLLAAMDIVKAVMTNNVLAEVVEKARDSIREGESISNPLKRSGEFPPLVYHMVAIGERSGQLEEMLTNVADNYETQVNVRITALTSLLEPMLIVVMGAVIAFVALSILMPILQVNSAIH
- a CDS encoding type IV pilus modification PilV family protein → MRRNANKGFTLLEVVVALAILAMALMAIFDLNAGAVANHVYTKRLTVASLLARSKMTDLEQKLYDEGFSNDDDEESGDFSEEGWTQFKWRARIIAPKTEGVTPDQLIGAIFNLPIGGDGSDPMSGLAGLFGGGSSSGGGKDGSSGPQPGGASGMQGAAMGMAQPMFTQMVQQITQTVREVHLTVYWQEGTQVESIDLVTHVVSLGPGSDRNGGALNQTGTQPAEQSNQWVNPNTGIVVPNPMPGPNGTMLDPQTRAPLVRQDIFNNQRNGGQGTNGNGGIVPPGRLGNNPLGNLPKMPGPLRRNQ
- the gspG gene encoding type II secretion system major pseudopilin GspG, with amino-acid sequence MSQNTLKQQRRRRSRLGMTLIEIMVVITILGLIAAAVGVAVIPQLEAARRDRASLDIKNIQGAMKLYYTKKGKYPDTASGLNALVEAQALEQMPKDPWNNDYVYINEGGKPVIISYGADGTAGGEGNDADISSADANAANKK
- a CDS encoding prepilin-type N-terminal cleavage/methylation domain-containing protein; protein product: MTPANTFYRRTGLRTRRGLTPARRRAQRGLTLIEISIAIIIVAMLFSAAVMGIGSITGAKAKGAAGEMAGLIRSLYDSAALRGKTCRLVFEIPDPKAEEPTRYHAECAEGAVTTARDRDAALRDENRERERNERSGGKAPPGETRRNYMVSGGDAPSTTDLMEGEKQRVESASRFSSYTSEEVPVRELPPDVKVSVWTRQQREPVESGVAYLYFFPQGYTEKAYVYLRQGDNVWTLDVSPLTGKVQVVAEALEVPR
- a CDS encoding type II secretion system protein GspG, which produces MGRLILALVVSVATALAFFLVWLTNDSSLTHEQRRARSDIRKLEGLFKSHHRLMGRFPSKEEGFTPLIQAQLLDGPPVDPWGHPYVYWMDGTTGAVVSYGADGKPGGTGVNADLSSGGVLAPNWEQQP